The following proteins come from a genomic window of Alicyclobacillus dauci:
- a CDS encoding tripartite tricarboxylate transporter TctB family protein, whose protein sequence is MKHVRAELFLDIAWIVFAAGYVSMASQYPPAGRLIPMVVGIASIVAGVFQLLGNFIPKIRFLTHDRKLAVAKQEAKAPQTSVSQGDQEGAVEVSQQWQWIAMIWAAGLILGILIIGFVPAIPLFFLVYFLLQKRQRNWKLAVGSAIAMGILTYGVFEKVLGLHLYAGILFS, encoded by the coding sequence ATGAAACACGTCCGGGCCGAGCTTTTCCTTGACATCGCGTGGATCGTTTTTGCTGCGGGTTACGTGTCAATGGCAAGTCAGTACCCTCCGGCTGGTCGCTTGATTCCAATGGTCGTGGGTATCGCGTCTATCGTGGCAGGTGTCTTTCAGCTCTTGGGAAATTTTATTCCGAAGATTCGCTTTTTAACGCACGACCGAAAACTCGCTGTGGCCAAACAGGAGGCAAAGGCACCACAAACGTCTGTATCCCAAGGGGACCAAGAAGGGGCGGTAGAGGTATCGCAACAGTGGCAATGGATCGCCATGATCTGGGCCGCTGGGCTCATCCTAGGCATTCTCATTATCGGATTCGTCCCAGCTATTCCACTGTTCTTTTTGGTCTACTTTTTGCTTCAAAAACGACAGCGAAACTGGAAATTGGCTGTTGGCTCCGCCATTGCAATGGGGATACTCACGTACGGCGTGTTCGAGAAAGTTCTCGGATTGCATTTGTACGCTGGCATTCTGTTCAGTTGA
- a CDS encoding tripartite tricarboxylate transporter permease: protein MLHQLVLGFGSLFTPSGMLMIVLGSLLGTFVGAIPGLGGAVLMTMLLPFIYGMPVIPALCLLLAAHSGIYFSGSVTAILLNTPGAPESAATTFDGYAMTRQGKAKRALGISAVSTTIGGWIGVALLLVVIPFMFQLIKLFQPSEYLLLAILAIVLIGQMRSGSMTKGLLSGLFGLMISFVGYDPITGVQRFTFHQLALYNGFNITAVALGIFAFAEMFHLYSLKKGRAEAANIKLSAKTPGAGVLDGMKDVFSHPWLTIRSAILGTLLGVVPGIGGVAANFISYGQAMKTSKHPEKFGTGIPEGIIAPESSSISKEAGNLVPTVALGVPGGVGMAVLMSGFTILGIVPGPSMLKSNLDAVFAMAFVIAIGSLLSSAMGLAIVPLLARISRVPSTILVPFIFALAALGSFAADQSMGQVLAVFAFGIVGLLMKRFNYSVPAAMIGFILGSVAEQNLYLTQQLFGLSMFKRPLTDLMILIILFVVFNPYLQRFRRTSVKAKEEITA, encoded by the coding sequence ATGTTGCACCAACTGGTACTCGGATTTGGGTCGCTGTTTACACCGTCTGGCATGCTCATGATTGTCCTTGGTTCGCTCCTTGGTACATTTGTGGGCGCCATTCCTGGACTCGGTGGCGCCGTGCTCATGACGATGCTGCTTCCGTTCATCTATGGCATGCCTGTCATTCCGGCACTGTGCCTGCTTTTGGCGGCACATTCGGGCATTTATTTCAGCGGCTCGGTGACGGCCATCCTTCTCAACACGCCTGGGGCCCCCGAGTCGGCGGCGACTACATTTGACGGGTACGCCATGACGAGACAGGGGAAAGCAAAACGCGCACTCGGGATTTCGGCTGTGTCGACCACCATCGGCGGTTGGATCGGCGTAGCTCTGTTGCTCGTCGTGATCCCATTCATGTTCCAACTGATTAAGCTATTTCAGCCGTCTGAGTACTTACTACTCGCCATCTTGGCCATCGTTTTGATTGGGCAAATGAGATCGGGATCGATGACAAAAGGGCTTCTCTCGGGACTGTTCGGTCTTATGATCTCCTTTGTGGGATATGATCCCATAACGGGCGTTCAGCGTTTTACGTTTCACCAATTGGCTCTCTATAACGGGTTCAATATCACCGCTGTTGCGCTCGGGATCTTTGCGTTTGCGGAAATGTTCCACTTGTACAGTCTGAAGAAGGGGCGCGCAGAAGCCGCGAACATTAAGCTCTCCGCGAAAACGCCCGGTGCCGGCGTCTTAGATGGCATGAAGGATGTTTTTTCCCATCCCTGGTTGACGATTCGATCCGCCATTCTTGGTACACTCCTCGGCGTTGTTCCGGGGATTGGAGGGGTGGCAGCCAACTTCATATCGTACGGGCAGGCCATGAAGACCTCAAAACATCCTGAGAAATTTGGCACGGGCATCCCGGAGGGAATTATTGCTCCCGAATCGTCGTCCATCTCAAAAGAGGCTGGAAACTTGGTTCCAACAGTGGCTCTGGGCGTGCCCGGTGGGGTGGGGATGGCCGTTCTCATGAGCGGATTCACCATTCTCGGCATTGTTCCGGGCCCTAGTATGCTGAAAAGCAACTTGGATGCTGTGTTTGCCATGGCCTTTGTCATTGCCATTGGGAGTTTGTTGTCGAGCGCAATGGGCCTCGCGATCGTTCCGCTCTTGGCGAGAATCAGTCGAGTACCAAGTACGATTTTAGTTCCATTTATTTTCGCCCTTGCCGCGCTCGGGTCGTTTGCCGCTGATCAAAGTATGGGGCAAGTGTTGGCCGTGTTTGCCTTCGGGATTGTGGGGCTCCTGATGAAACGGTTCAATTACTCCGTGCCGGCGGCCATGATTGGGTTCATTCTCGGCTCGGTGGCTGAGCAAAACCTGTATTTGACGCAGCAGCTATTCGGGCTGTCCATGTTTAAGCGACCTCTCACAGACTTGATGATTCTCATCATTTTGTTTGTCGTTTTCAACCCGTACCTGCAACGATTCCGGCGCACATCAGTCAAGGCAAAGGAGGAAATCACTGCATGA
- a CDS encoding Bug family tripartite tricarboxylate transporter substrate binding protein codes for MKATVKRFAVAAAAVMTLAALVSGCGNSSQGSGNSNAGATSGGSNTAASSSGTASGQSAADFFKGKTMQLIVPYGPGGGYDQWARLIAPYLQKNLGLKQVQVVNAPGGGGLVGTNQIYAAKPDGLTIGDTNAGGDVFDQMVGANGMTFDVTKMTWLARPDDDPHVIAVHPTGQYKSFADLEKAKQPIKGLATGKGSSDYNAAVITYNAFHIPFNMVAAFSGSSDEKAAFLRGDGDTTSLSASDVAQAGDKAKVVVLQSDQPFDKLPNVPTVVDLAQQAGLSQDTVNALKAMTNIMDLGHAFIAPPGIPADRVQAIEDAMQKSLQDPAFVASAQKAHLYIGYLPGSQLTQMVQQAMSNTALVKPLLNDKK; via the coding sequence ATGAAAGCCACTGTGAAACGTTTTGCAGTCGCAGCTGCTGCCGTCATGACTTTGGCGGCACTCGTGAGTGGGTGTGGAAATTCTTCTCAAGGATCCGGAAACAGCAATGCAGGCGCTACGTCAGGTGGGAGCAACACGGCCGCGAGTTCGTCAGGAACAGCAAGCGGACAGTCGGCCGCAGACTTCTTCAAAGGAAAGACGATGCAGCTCATCGTGCCGTATGGTCCAGGAGGCGGATATGATCAGTGGGCACGCCTTATTGCGCCGTATCTTCAGAAGAATCTGGGTTTGAAACAGGTTCAAGTTGTCAATGCACCAGGCGGTGGGGGATTGGTCGGAACCAACCAGATCTACGCCGCAAAGCCAGACGGACTGACCATTGGAGACACGAACGCGGGCGGCGATGTGTTTGACCAAATGGTTGGTGCGAATGGCATGACATTCGATGTGACGAAAATGACTTGGTTAGCTCGACCCGACGATGATCCGCACGTCATTGCTGTGCACCCTACTGGTCAGTATAAATCGTTTGCCGACTTGGAGAAAGCAAAGCAACCAATTAAAGGATTGGCGACAGGAAAGGGTAGTTCTGACTATAACGCTGCCGTCATCACGTACAATGCGTTTCACATTCCGTTTAACATGGTCGCCGCATTCAGCGGAAGCAGCGATGAAAAAGCGGCATTTTTAAGAGGAGACGGTGACACCACATCGCTATCCGCATCAGATGTCGCTCAAGCCGGTGACAAAGCTAAGGTCGTGGTTCTCCAATCAGACCAACCGTTTGACAAGTTGCCAAACGTGCCAACGGTCGTAGACCTCGCTCAACAGGCAGGATTGAGTCAAGACACGGTAAATGCGCTGAAGGCCATGACCAACATTATGGACCTCGGCCACGCCTTTATTGCGCCGCCGGGGATTCCGGCTGATCGTGTTCAAGCAATCGAGGACGCTATGCAGAAGTCGCTTCAGGACCCTGCTTTTGTCGCCTCCGCACAAAAAGCACACTTGTACATTGGCTATTTGCCAGGGTCTCAGCTGACTCAAATGGTGCAACAAGCCATGAGTAACACAGCCTTGGTGAAACCACTGCTCAACGATAAGAAATAA